Proteins encoded together in one Macadamia integrifolia cultivar HAES 741 chromosome 8, SCU_Mint_v3, whole genome shotgun sequence window:
- the LOC122086003 gene encoding sugar carrier protein A: MAGGTLGPAGVAKERAQQYQGKVTSYVVIACLVAAVGGSIFGYDIGISGGVTSMDSFLLKFFPSIYYSQNHAQQSNYCKYNSQVLSAFTSSLYLAGLVSSLVASPVTRKYGRRLSIICGGISFLVGAALNASAMNLAMLILGRIMLGFGIGFGNQAVPLYLSEMPPAHLRGGLNMMFQVATTSGIFTANMINFGTQNIKSWGWRLSLGLAALPALLMTVGGILLPETPNSLIEQGFRDKGRKVLEEIRGTHNVDAEFEDMVEASELANSIKHPFRNILERKNRPQLVMAVLMPTFQILTGINSILFYAPVLFQSMGFGGNASLYSSVLTGAVLCLSTFISIATVDRLGRRPLLISGGIQMIVCQVIVAIILALKFNNNQTLSKGFSILVVLVICLFVTAFGWSWGPLGWTVPSEIFPLEIRSAGQSITVAVNLFFTFVIAQAFLALLCSFKFGIFLFFAGWITIMTIFVYFLLPETKGIPIEEMIFVWRKHWFWKRFLPAEVEEESTGKNKKIELGNQQV; this comes from the exons atggCTGGGGGGACTCTGGGTCCGGCCGGTGTGGCTAAGGAGAGGGCACAGCAGTACCAGGGGAAGGTCACCTCTTATGTGGTGATTGCTTGTCTCGTTGCCGCCGTGGGCGGTTCAATCTTCGGATATGATATCGGAATTTCAG GTGGAGTGACATCCATGGATTCTTTTCTGCTTAAATTCTTCCCATCAATCTACTACAGTCAGAATCATGCGCAACAGAGTAACTACTGCAAATACAACAGCCAGGTGCTCTCTGCATTCACTTCTTCTTTGTACCTTGCTGGATTGGTTTCATCTCTGGTTGCTTCTCCTGTAACGAGAAAGTATGGCCGTCGTTTAAGTATAATCTGTGGAGGGATCAGCTTTCTCGTTGGGGCCGCTCTTAATGCTTCTGCTATGAATTTGGCAATGCTGATCTTGGGTCGAATCATGCTTGGTTTTGGGATCGGATTTGGTAATCAG GCGGTCCCATTGTATTTGTCAGAGATGCCACCTGCTCATCTCCGAGGAGGCCTGAACATGATGTTTCAGGTAGCAACTACTTCGGGAATCTTCACAGCAAACATGATCAATTTTGGGACACAGAACATCAAATCATGGGGATGGAGGCTCTCCCTAGGCCTAGCAGCACTCCCTGCATTGCTGATGACAGTAGGAGGGATCCTTCTTCCAGAGACACCGAACAGCCTAATTGAACAAGGTTTTCGTGACAAAGGAAGAAAAGTTCTAGAGGAGATAAGAGGTACCCACAATGTTGATGCAGAGTTTGAAGACATGGTTGAAGCTAGTGAGCTTGCGAACTCAATCAAGCATCCCTTCAGAAACATCCTTGAGAGAAAAAACAGACCACAGTTGGTGATGGCAGTCCTCATGCCAACATTCCAGATCCTAACAGGCATTAATTCAATTCTATTCTATGCCCCCGTGCTGTTCCAGAGCATGGGTTTTGGGGGAAATGCTTCACTATATTCATCAGTCTTGACTGGCGCTGTTCTTTGTTTGTCAACTTTTATCTCAATTGCAACAGTTGATAGATTGGGTCGAAGACCTCTTCTAATCAGTGGAGGAATACAGATGATTGTTTGTCAG GTAATAGTGGCCATAATCTTGGCCCTCAAGTTCAATAACAATCAGACACTCTCGAAAGGATTCTCAATACTAGTGGTATTGGTGATCTGCCTCTTTGTCACGGCTTTTGGATGGTCATGGGGCCCACTTGGGTGGACTGTTCCTAGTGAGATATTTCCTTTAGAAATCCGATCAGCTGGACAAAGCATTACTGTGGCTGTCAACCTGTTCTTTACTTTTGTAATTGCGCAGGCTTTCCTTGCCCTCCTCTGTTCTTTCAAATTTGgaatcttcctcttctttgcgGGTTGGATCACTATCATGACCATCTTTGTTTATTTCCTCCTTCCTGAAACCAAGGGAATTCCTATTGAAGAGATGATATTTGTGTGGAGAAAACACTGGTTCTGGAAGCGGTTTTTGCCTGCAGAAGTTGAAGAGGAAAGCACtgggaaaaacaagaaaatcgAGCTGGGAAATCAGCAGGTGTGA